A window of Thermosynechococcus sp. NK55a contains these coding sequences:
- the psbD gene encoding photosystem II D2 protein (photosystem q(a) protein), whose product MTIAIGRAPAERGWFDILDDWLKRDRFVFVGWSGILLFPCAYLALGGWLTGTTFVTSWYTHGLASSYLEGCNFLTVAVSTPANSMGHSLLLLWGPEAQGDFTRWCQLGGLWTFIALHGAFGLIGFMLRQFEIARLVGIRPYNAIAFSAPIAVFVSVFLIYPLGQSSWFFAPSFGVAAIFRFLLFFQGFHNWTLNPFHMMGVAGVLGGALLCAIHGATVENTLFQDGESASTFRAFSPTQAEETYSMVTANRFWSQIFGIAFSNKRWLHFFMLFVPVTGLWMSAIGVVGLALNLRSYDFISQEIRAAEDPEFETFYTKNLLLNEGIRAWMAPQDQPHENFVFPEEVLPRGNAL is encoded by the coding sequence ATGACGATCGCGATTGGACGAGCGCCAGCAGAACGGGGATGGTTTGACATCCTCGACGACTGGCTCAAACGGGACAGATTTGTCTTTGTCGGCTGGTCAGGCATCCTGCTTTTCCCCTGCGCCTACCTGGCGTTGGGGGGCTGGCTGACCGGTACCACCTTTGTTACCTCCTGGTACACCCATGGCCTGGCCTCCAGCTACCTGGAAGGGTGCAACTTCCTGACCGTTGCCGTTTCCACCCCCGCCAACAGCATGGGGCACTCCCTGCTCCTGCTGTGGGGCCCTGAAGCCCAAGGGGACTTCACCCGCTGGTGCCAACTGGGCGGTCTGTGGACCTTTATTGCCCTGCACGGCGCCTTTGGTCTGATTGGGTTCATGCTGCGGCAGTTTGAAATTGCCCGCCTGGTGGGCATCCGTCCCTACAACGCCATTGCCTTCAGTGCCCCCATTGCCGTCTTTGTCAGCGTCTTCTTGATCTATCCTTTGGGGCAATCCAGCTGGTTCTTTGCCCCCAGCTTTGGGGTTGCCGCCATCTTCCGTTTCCTGCTATTTTTCCAAGGATTCCACAACTGGACCTTGAACCCCTTCCACATGATGGGGGTAGCCGGTGTGCTGGGGGGTGCCCTGTTGTGTGCCATCCACGGCGCCACAGTGGAAAATACCCTCTTCCAAGATGGGGAGAGTGCCAGCACCTTCCGAGCCTTTAGCCCGACACAGGCGGAAGAGACCTACTCGATGGTGACGGCAAACCGGTTCTGGAGCCAAATTTTTGGCATTGCCTTCTCGAACAAGCGCTGGTTGCACTTTTTCATGTTGTTTGTGCCGGTGACGGGGCTGTGGATGAGTGCGATTGGCGTGGTGGGTCTAGCGTTGAACCTGCGGTCCTATGACTTCATTTCGCAGGAGATTCGGGCCGCGGAAGACCCTGAGTTTGAGACGTTCTACACGAAGAACCTGCTATTGAACGAGGGCATCCGTGCTTGGATGGCGCCCCAAGACCAACCCCATGAAAACTTTGTTTTCCCAGAAGAGGTACTCCCCCGTGGTAACGCTCTCTAG
- the rbfA gene encoding 30S ribosome-binding factor RbfA, with product MATERRVARVAELIKREVSQLLMYEIRDERVGAGMVSVTAVEVSGDLQHAKIFVSIYSTDEVRRSTMAGLKAASGFVRRELGQRIRLRRTPEVVFIEDRSLERGSRVLSLLNQIGQQQSTSEAPAS from the coding sequence ATGGCGACTGAACGACGGGTGGCACGGGTAGCAGAATTAATCAAGCGGGAAGTCAGCCAGTTGTTAATGTATGAAATCCGCGATGAGCGCGTGGGAGCAGGCATGGTCAGTGTCACCGCTGTGGAAGTTTCCGGTGATTTGCAGCACGCCAAGATTTTCGTCAGTATCTACAGCACTGATGAGGTACGGCGCTCAACGATGGCGGGATTGAAAGCGGCTTCGGGCTTTGTGCGGCGGGAATTGGGGCAGCGCATTCGCCTGCGGCGGACACCTGAGGTTGTGTTTATTGAGGATCGATCGCTCGAACGGGGCAGTCGCGTTCTTTCGCTGCTCAATCAAATTGGGCAACAGCAGAGTACCTCAGAAGCCCCAGCGTCTTAA
- a CDS encoding sulfite exporter TauE/SafE family protein, with protein sequence MLSYWIGHGLAIAIGLSLGLLGGGGSVLALPVLVYVMGIETKVAIPMTLVIVGSVSLLAVIPQWRRGYVNLRLTLIFGSATMVGAYLGARLAALPWITDTVQLLLFAVAMMVAAILMIRRQQRPPAPELTPPESSLESQLYAPPVCKYCWLWLPTEGLGVGVLTGLVGVGGGFAIVPALVLLGKIPMRQAIGTSLLIITINSVAAVWGYLGTVTLDPRLTLTLTLAAAGGSVVGSYLSHRISAKRLQQGFGYFLIGIAAFVILKTLLAPPQRSKSSSLLPRHYLTASVPTRPGRT encoded by the coding sequence ATGCTGAGCTACTGGATAGGGCATGGTCTAGCGATCGCCATCGGCTTGAGTCTGGGTCTATTGGGGGGCGGCGGTTCTGTCCTTGCCCTGCCAGTACTGGTCTATGTCATGGGCATTGAAACCAAAGTCGCGATTCCGATGACGCTTGTGATTGTCGGCAGCGTCAGCTTATTGGCGGTGATCCCCCAGTGGCGGCGCGGCTACGTCAACCTGCGTCTAACTCTGATTTTTGGCTCGGCAACCATGGTGGGTGCTTACCTGGGAGCACGCCTGGCAGCCTTGCCCTGGATTACCGATACGGTGCAACTCCTACTCTTTGCCGTTGCCATGATGGTAGCGGCTATTTTAATGATTCGGCGGCAACAGCGTCCCCCTGCCCCTGAACTAACCCCGCCGGAAAGTTCCCTTGAAAGCCAGCTTTATGCCCCCCCAGTATGTAAGTACTGTTGGCTGTGGCTACCCACTGAAGGCCTAGGTGTGGGTGTTCTAACGGGGTTGGTGGGGGTTGGTGGGGGGTTTGCCATTGTGCCCGCCCTTGTTTTATTGGGAAAAATTCCAATGCGGCAGGCAATCGGGACCTCACTGCTGATTATTACTATTAATTCGGTGGCGGCGGTTTGGGGCTACCTGGGCACTGTTACCTTGGATCCGCGCTTGACCCTGACACTAACCTTGGCAGCCGCTGGTGGTTCTGTTGTCGGGAGTTATCTCAGCCATCGCATTTCTGCCAAGCGACTTCAGCAGGGCTTTGGTTACTTCTTAATTGGCATTGCGGCCTTCGTGATCCTGAAAACCCTACTGGCACCGCCCCAGCGCAGCAAAAGCTCCTCCCTGCTGCCGAGGCACTATCTTACTGCATCCGTTCCCACAAGACCAGGCCGCACTTAA
- a CDS encoding rhodanese-like domain-containing protein produces the protein MTTTTTESPLISAAELHEALQRQQVLLIDVREPSEYNSAHIPGALLCPLANVKELEPPCSSNTPVVLYCESGRRSGMAYETLARRGWKNLKNLEGGIQRWKQGGYPVKGAASAPISLMRQVQIVAGSLILTGVILGFTVNPAFFFLSGFVGAGLLFAGITGICALGRVLVLLPFNRP, from the coding sequence ATGACTACAACAACGACTGAGTCTCCTCTCATTTCCGCGGCTGAACTCCACGAGGCCCTGCAACGACAACAGGTACTGCTGATTGATGTGCGTGAGCCAAGCGAATACAACAGTGCCCATATTCCGGGGGCGCTGCTCTGTCCCTTGGCGAATGTCAAGGAACTTGAACCCCCCTGTAGCTCTAACACTCCTGTGGTGCTCTACTGTGAATCGGGCCGGCGCTCGGGCATGGCCTACGAAACCCTTGCCCGTCGAGGCTGGAAAAACCTGAAAAACCTTGAAGGGGGCATTCAACGCTGGAAACAGGGGGGCTATCCGGTCAAGGGTGCGGCTAGTGCCCCCATTAGCCTGATGCGGCAGGTGCAAATTGTGGCTGGCAGCCTGATTCTCACCGGCGTGATCTTAGGCTTTACCGTCAATCCGGCATTCTTCTTCCTGTCGGGCTTTGTCGGTGCTGGTTTGCTCTTTGCCGGTATCACCGGTATTTGTGCCCTAGGGCGGGTATTGGTACTGCTGCCCTTCAATCGTCCCTAG
- a CDS encoding MBL fold metallo-hydrolase — protein sequence MLFRQLFDYDTWTYSYLIADEATGEAALVDSVLEQVDRDVQLIEQLGLKLRYCLETHVHADHITGAGKVRERTGCKTLVPENAHVDCADGYIKDGEVIHVGSIPIQAIATLGHTDSHMAFLVNGTHLLTGDSLFIRGCGRTDFQSGDAGAMYDAVTQRLFTLPDTTLVYPGHDYRGHTVSTIGEEKRFNPRFVGRDRQQFIEFMANLNLPDPKKIMEAVPANQQCGMVAAAV from the coding sequence ATGCTGTTTCGCCAACTCTTTGACTATGACACTTGGACCTATTCTTACCTAATTGCCGATGAAGCCACGGGTGAGGCCGCTTTGGTCGATAGCGTCCTTGAGCAGGTGGATCGCGATGTGCAGTTAATTGAGCAATTGGGATTGAAACTGCGCTATTGCCTCGAAACCCATGTCCACGCCGACCACATTACCGGAGCGGGCAAAGTCCGCGAACGCACGGGCTGCAAAACCCTGGTACCTGAAAATGCCCATGTGGATTGTGCCGATGGCTATATTAAAGACGGTGAAGTGATTCACGTCGGTAGCATCCCGATTCAGGCGATCGCCACCTTGGGGCATACCGATAGCCACATGGCCTTTTTGGTGAATGGCACCCACCTGCTGACGGGGGATTCTCTCTTTATCCGTGGCTGTGGGCGCACTGACTTCCAAAGTGGTGATGCGGGTGCGATGTATGATGCGGTAACACAGCGGCTCTTTACACTCCCAGACACTACCTTGGTCTATCCCGGCCATGACTATCGCGGTCACACTGTTTCCACCATTGGTGAGGAAAAACGTTTTAATCCTCGCTTTGTCGGTCGCGATCGCCAGCAGTTCATTGAATTCATGGCCAATCTGAACCTGCCCGATCCCAAGAAAATCATGGAAGCGGTGCCCGCTAACCAACAGTGTGGCATGGTTGCCGCTGCCGTTTAG